ACAAGTACAGCAACGCCGCCCCTGTTCATCGAAAACAACGATTTCCCAGCTCTGATTTTGCCGCCCAAGATGCAGCGGCTGGCAGATGCCGCGTACCTTTCCCTCAGACACCGGGCGATGATGTGTGGCGTTAAGCTCCGTGCCCACCACGCACTGTCCGTCGCGAGTCATCATAAATCCGGCCATCGATCCCAGGGTTTCCGCCAGCGCCGCCGACGCGCCGCCATGCAGCAGGCCAAACGGCTGATGAGTACGAGTATCAACCGGCATTTCGGCTTCCAGCACATCATCGCCCAGACGGGTATACACAATTCCAAGATGCGCCACCATTGTGTTATCGCTGGTGGCGTTCAGTTCGTCGAGCGTTAAATGGCGTTTCCAGATCATGCTTATGCCCCCAGTGTTGAGCCGCCATCTACCACAATATCCTGTAGGGTGATATGGCTTGCGAGGTCAGAGGCGAGGAACAAAATCGTGTTGGCGATCTCTTGTGGACGGGCGATTTTCCCCAGCGGAATACCGAGTTTAAACTGCTCGCCAAAGCCGCGAATACGCTGCTCTTCGGCGTCATCACTCACCCACAGCGTGCGTTGCATATCGGTGTCGGTGGACCCCGGGGAAACCACATTACAGCGCACACCGCTACCCGCCAGTTCCAGCCCGACGCTCAACGCCAGGCTTTTCAGCGCCGCTTTCGACGCACCGTAAGCACTCATACCAATACGCGGCGTGTGTGCAGCGTCGGACGCCACAGTAACAATCGCCCCGCCCCGCTGACGGCGAAACTGGTTCATGGTCTGCTGGAACAAGTTAAATGCGCCACCGACGTTGACCGCAAAAGTCTGCTGCCAGTCCTCCTTGCTGAGCTGATCGGTCGCGCCCATGCGCAAAATTCCCGCCGCATTGACCAGCACGTCCAGTCGCTCCGTTTGCGCTAACAGTCGCTGACACACTTGCGCCACCTGCGCAGCGTCGGCTACATCCATTACTTCGGTCGCAAAGGGATATTGCTCCAGAGTGAACGCTTGATCAAAACCTGTAACTTTCGCTCCGGCCTCAACAAATGCCAGCGCCGTGGCGTAGCCAATACCTTTCCCCGCGCCGGTTACCCAGACATTTTTGCCGCTGAAATCCATCATTTCACCTCGCGGGAGAGTAGCTTCCACCAGGCGTCGATGGTCGGATTTTTCGCCAGCATGACAAAATCGATATCGCCATGCACTTTGCGCCAGCGCGCCGCCAGCGCCATCATGCGCACCGAATCCAGACCGTAATCAATTAGGTTGTCGTCATCGAACGGCTCATCGGACTCGTCCAGCAACGGCAGGATCACCTCTCGCAGCGCCGCTTTGGTTGAAGGGATCGGTGCAGGCAATAGTTCTTCGGTCATCACCACCCGGCCAGAACGCCCGGCTACATATTTCAGCGACATCAAATGCTCGTCACGACTGAAATCGGCCAGCGCATCCGCCACCATAAACGGTTTAATATCGCGCATAAATGCGTCGGTTGCGGTGGTCATACAGCCAATGTGGGCGTATACCCCGGTAATAATCAACTGGTTACGTCCACTCTCTTTGAGCATTTGCTCCAGCGGAGAACGATGAAACGCGCTGTAGCGCCACTTCACCAACACCGTGTCGTCGGCATCTGGCGTCAGGCGATCCACCACCTTTTGCTGTTCTGGTGAACGGGTCAGGCCCGGTCCCCACATATCATTCAACAGCGCCCGATCTTCATCGCTCTGCTCTTTCGGCTGGGCGGTGTAATAAACCGGAATATTGTGCTGTTTGCAGTAGTCGCGTAGTGCCGCAATATTCGCGATCACCTGCTCCATCATCGGGCAGTTCTCGCCCCAGAAGCTGACAAAATAGTCCTGCATATCATGGATTAACAACGCGGCACGTTGCGGCTCAAAGGCCCAGTTGACTTTATTCTGCGGAATATCGTGAGACTCCGGCAGTGCGTAAGCCTGTAATTTTGGAATAGCCATCGTGTTCTCTCCTTCAGACTGATGCGCGTGACGCCAGCCACTGACGTAATTGTTTTTTATCGACTTTCCCGACCGCCGTCAGCGGAAGTGAATCTACACACTCCACGCGATCAGGTAATTTAAATTCGGCAATACCCTGTTCACGCAGGAAACGACGCACCTGTACCGCACGCAGTGGTTCTTTTACCACCAGATAAGCACAGCTTTTTTCGCCCATCAGCTCATCTTCCATACTCACCAGTGCGGCGTAGATCACCGCCGGA
The nucleotide sequence above comes from Escherichia coli. Encoded proteins:
- the entB gene encoding enterobactin biosynthesis bifunctional isochorismatase/aryl carrier protein EntB yields the protein MAIPKLQAYALPESHDIPQNKVNWAFEPQRAALLIHDMQDYFVSFWGENCPMMEQVIANIAALRDYCKQHNIPVYYTAQPKEQSDEDRALLNDMWGPGLTRSPEQQKVVDRLTPDADDTVLVKWRYSAFHRSPLEQMLKESGRNQLIITGVYAHIGCMTTATDAFMRDIKPFMVADALADFSRDEHLMSLKYVAGRSGRVVMTEELLPAPIPSTKAALREVILPLLDESDEPFDDDNLIDYGLDSVRMMALAARWRKVHGDIDFVMLAKNPTIDAWWKLLSREVK
- the entH gene encoding proofreading thioesterase EntH is translated as MIWKRHLTLDELNATSDNTMVAHLGIVYTRLGDDVLEAEMPVDTRTHQPFGLLHGGASAALAETLGSMAGFMMTRDGQCVVGTELNATHHRPVSEGKVRGICQPLHLGRQNQSWEIVVFDEQGRRCCTCRLGTAVLG
- the entA gene encoding 2,3-dihydro-2,3-dihydroxybenzoate dehydrogenase EntA; this encodes MDFSGKNVWVTGAGKGIGYATALAFVEAGAKVTGFDQAFTLEQYPFATEVMDVADAAQVAQVCQRLLAQTERLDVLVNAAGILRMGATDQLSKEDWQQTFAVNVGGAFNLFQQTMNQFRRQRGGAIVTVASDAAHTPRIGMSAYGASKAALKSLALSVGLELAGSGVRCNVVSPGSTDTDMQRTLWVSDDAEEQRIRGFGEQFKLGIPLGKIARPQEIANTILFLASDLASHITLQDIVVDGGSTLGA